A window of Hordeum vulgare subsp. vulgare chromosome 5H, MorexV3_pseudomolecules_assembly, whole genome shotgun sequence genomic DNA:
ctaacttacgtataacaagtattgaaggtggtctatactagcggacgatgtttagctgatcactaagtgatcatgaacacctacttacgtcaaacataaccccaccatgttcccgatcgaagagaggtcttcgaaggggacagtcacggttacgcacacagttggaaattttactagagttatgtttaagttatctataatcggatgttaacaaatattccaagttgccacataaccgcgggcacggctttccgaaagattaaaccctgcaggggtgctccaactagtccatcgcaaacggtcacgggccgcaaagtaatcctctatcacgaatctcgtgatctcgtcggattccttagaggaaaacctcaactctggggagaaccaaagcttcaccgggattcctatacgcaagatatattgctaaggtaagacaactctagcaggacctcccgtcatgtcgacgaccccgataagagccgtgtatctcagtctcaggacacaacggatggaaagcctacaggaaccaaacctcaagtttccctgtggtggccccgcagtctgtccattttggaccaacactcatgaggagcactggcccgggttgtagattaaattcctcggggaggccattccctatgcatattcttattaagtgattagcaaattaacaccaaggttgggtcctgccggacaagtcttaacactacacgatttatcaatcgggtccccataacaaccccgaatgtgttaggagtgATCATTATGGAatgaaacaccggtagccggtaaatatggcggcaataatggaacaaaacacccggcaaaaggctaggccttcccttatttaacataatgatatcaagctcatgttatcccatgagacaaagcacctgcaactagcaacgctaacattagaagcttagcaaagcctacttagccattgaaGATTTGCCAGGGAGGGGTAAGTGTTTGggcttcatggcaatatcaggaggcaattgtttCAGTGGTACGCAgctagcatatgacgaaggaaacgtaatctagcataacaagtctagagatggaatcaagatcatatcatcttgcctgtgatgtcctcagcttggaactgctcttgttcgtcctgcacgtactctcccgaatccacgtactcgttcttcgatcccggtgctacccaacataaaaatagaatccaatgaacaacagcacaacaatatGCAACATGCACATGatacatgagatgaaaatgaacatgcatctctattctactcactagcacaaacatgagaagaaaatacaagttcctggatagatctgcaccctaagctatcttgacatgcatgataatgacatgaacagatgcgtcacgcgaaaacgatgcaaaagcatataaagaacgttacaaacggagctacggatcaacgggaaacaacgaaacaagaaatgacgtcCTGCGAatcaaaatcatcacaacacacaccaatggcataCTTTTTGTATTTctaggtttccaagacataaaacaaaccaacatggatggggtggtgcaaggaatatcgtcacaccatcaactatgcactcacaagcatcaaaacatcaaaaataTACatgctgccataaacagcatcatagcagtttgagggctacatgcacaaCACCTACAGCCAcacaaatatgccaaataggatatgtggaagTATCTATCCAagggtactacaagcacaagcaaaaatatattGCAaatgagttacacacagaaagttacacaggtgctaacttggccaaaaatatcagttttcacggacttagtgaaaattccagattctcactagctgtttatgctctgaagcattttgacagcacccaaaataatatctacatgacgccaaatggaatgaaaatttaaatagagctagacaaacacaaaagctacaactttccagttgatagcaaaggccgAATCAgaacacatggacctctacaagcacaataacaggagaagaaaatataagcagattctcagacttagtgaaaatcacagattttcactaaactggaatatcagccacatgcctactttgactaggcacaacttgcacatatgaactactaagcatgaaacataaccaacatgtggtagaggggttcaccctctactaccacaataaagaatcaacctcttgggctcaccacatctcatggaaccaaactccaaacattgaacaaatctgaaatatgacatttccagaaagtgttccaaaggcaaaactgacttcaccaatggatccctgggatgattctaccccataaacatatataaaacatgggcacttgcatagaacaaatggacacaaactagaaaagaaaacctacatggaatcacatatagtgaatagtgcatcatcacatgtgctattcactagaacaacacctacacaagcactAGCATACTCTCACAATGCCAATGGTGGCATGAgtgtttagacctcatgtatgtgtgccatagcacatcaccattcccacaccCATACAACAAGCACAAGCCTAAAagtcacctacacatgctaaatggAATTCACTACAAACTTGCACCCACATAAGCTCTtctacacctacacacacaagctagcacatgtgctcatcaaggAATTCCTTGCCTTGCGCATGTGTGGGGCACACACACACAAccccacactcacacacacacaacccCACTCTCACACACATGAGCCACTAACACATACACAATATATgtggggggaaacccacacactcacatacacctCACTTACACAAGTAGTGCATGAGCTCAACTCTCATCATGCACATATGTTTCACACACACCACATAAGCATCATCACTTTGGAGCCATAcacccacaaggtgcacacacacacacacacatgatactACACATACATATATGCAAACAACCTTCACATGCACTTCTACCAAGTATATACCTACACACATGCTCACAAGCCTTCACCACCAACTATCACAAACTAGCAAAACCAGTATGAATATTATGCTCTTTGAGGGGACATAAAATACCCCCCATGGTGTAGAACACACCACAACAGTAACTACAACAGCCAAAGGAAAACATCAcaagaaaagcaaaagaaaaaataaaagggtgtggtaggtttcgaacccaggacctcctgGATCCACCACAGAAACCACAACAGCTAGCACCACCCTGCTACACGCCACTTGCTCAACAGTGTAGGGGGTGCATCCTAGGTAACTAGTCCCTGTGCTACTGTGTCAATAAAATCAACCAAAACCCAAAAGGTGCGTCGAGGGGAATCGAACCCCCGACCTGCCACTTCATCAAAACCACCTCTACCACTCTGCTGctcgacgggatcttaacaggggAGGGGAGTTTACCCTTTTCAGTAACCCCTCTCAGCAACTCCTctacccgacggtggccggaacaggggacggtGCTCACCAGCGGTACACTACAAATCCAGCTACGGCTACTAGATGGAAGGGAAAAGGAGttcccacggttccattccaACTACTAGCTCCACTCGGGAGGACCTGCAACGACGGCTCTACGTGACGCGGCGGCTCCGGCAACTGGGAAGGAACGGCCGCAACTCTACGGCCTACCGCTCTCGATCTAGGACAGGGAGGAAGGGGAGATGGATCTACCTCACCTACTGGACGAGGTGGATGCTTCggccggagaggaagtagaggaagaagggggaagTAACAGCTCGGGGAAGATCGTCGGGGATGAAGGCCGCCGTCGTCGAGGAGAGGTAGCAGAGCAGATCTTGTCGTCCTAGCCGCGGGAATGTACTCCTAATAGATCCCGCGTGCTCGCCGGGGTGTTGGAGAGGAAGTAGAGGTacgggcgcgacggcgaggagctctTCAGctcgcggccatggcggaggaggccgATCCACTTACCTGGTGTCATCGACAGAGAGGGAGAAGGCGATGGGATGGTGGTGGCGGGGCGAGGGGGAAACCGCACGGACTCCAAGGGAGCCTTTTATGGAGGGGGAGAGGCGAGGGgcgcgcctcgacgtccgtgacagCGTCTACAACGGCGCACTCTCTCTACTTCTGAAGAAACTTGACGGAGGAGGGGGGAAGGGGGGAGACGGCGTCTACAGGGCACGTTGCGCGCGAGAGAGGAGGCagctgggcctgctagtgggaagAAGCCCACTAGTGGCGCCAGATAGAAGGAAGTCAATTCCCTGAGGttttgaaaatacaaaaataccagagaaagaaaataaagcatagacaaatctgttggggttcaaaacaaaacaaaaatgtccctggtcataagaaattatgacctagttgaataaattataaaaggaatatttggagcaactaaatatttacaaaacagtattaTTGGATCTattttgtaattatttgcaccATTAAAACCTTTTTTCAAAACAACAAATCCACATCTCATATCCACCACAatacaatgctaacacatgggcattttaGAAATAGGAATGGAAAAGAGGAACTTGATCTTGAGATAAATAAGAGGAAGATGGTTTTGAAGCCTATGCAAaccacaaagttattcctacTATCCAACCACATATCACTCCACTAACCACACACatcacataagatcacaaggcaCCAAACACAATACATGGAattatatggaatgcatgcatgcaaaggaagaataaacaaggtgacatcacatgaaatcatatgcattgagctctcatatcaatgacaaggtggacccacatagagaaggttccaaataaggaaaggtacactcttggggcattacaatacAGGAGACCAGATTTACGTAAGTTGGATTATGAATGGTCCAACACACGTTGATTGTCAACTATGTCCAACATGCACATGTACATCCGGAGATGCAATGATGATACTACATTGAAAACGAGAATGAAATGCACCAATGGAGCCCATCACATCTGTGAGACTAGTCATAGTGGAGAATAACTTACTAGTAACATACACGCTATTTTGGACTATGTTATTACTCCCTCCTTTTTGGTTTATAGGTCTTAAATCGGAAATTTCATTAATCAAGATGAATTGTGAGTGAATGACACTAGTTTTAACTAaccaataaaatattttttacatattccaTTCTGAAAGCAATAAATGTAGCACCCCCTTTCATTAGACTTGCATGGTGCATGTAAAAAAAGATGCACACATAACCACTAATTTTCTTTCTCTTATCACTATGAATTAAATATGATGTGAGACCCCAAGCATTTTAAGTCATTTAGATTtaaaatgagcctaatataatgaaAATCTGAAATTTCTGATATGAGCTCTACAAATCGGAAATGAGGGATATCTCCATAGTGGATAATAACATACGTGTAGTGCCATACAAAGCTTCATTTATTCATTTAATCTTAATATGTGTTATATTATTCATAAAATGAGTAATACTCAATTTATCTCGTTCCTCGTTAACCAACTGTCTCGTAGACAAATTTTGTAAGTTGGATCTGATGTTATTCTTGAAGTTACTTTCACTATGGTCGTCGGTCTCAGGTAAAAGTAAAAAAGCTAAGCTTTTCCGCAAAAAGAAAAAACTAAACTggacaagacaaaggaaaaaacccCAATCTTTACTGTCGGTCAAACAAAAGAAATGGGAACCCAATCACGAGTTCAACCCCAAGAATCCGGTGCCAGGTCCTTCTCCTATGGCCCACCCGTCAGCCTCCCCGGCCCCACGTGGTTCTCACTCCCGGCCAAACGGCTCCCTCTCCTTTCCGTCCCCTCCTCATGCTCTCGCCCCGCTCAGCCGAATCAAACCTCAGCCGTCCGATCCGACATCTCACGGCTGGCTTCCACCGACCGTTGCCCCACTCGAAGCGCTCGCACGTCAGAGCCGACTCATACCCGACCGTTGGGCTCGCCGTTTTCGAAACCGGAGACGGAACCGAGGGGAATAAATAACGccccgccggcgaccacctctGCCATCGCTCAGATCCTCCTCCCGCCCCCCGAGGCCCCCAATCAATTGCTCAATCCTTCCTCTCCACCGCCCCACCTTCGCAGATCTCGCTATAATTCCGACCGGCTGCCTTCTTTTCCTCCCTTTCTTTGAGCGCGAGGAATCGGTTTGAGCTGCTGAGCCCCCAGTGCTTGCTGCTGCTTCGTGTGCTGAGCTTCTTGCTTCTTTTGATCGTTTGGAGCTTTGAGCTGATTTGGAGGAGGCGGAGGTGATTCGGTGGAGGGATGTCGCGGCGGCTGTCGTTGCCGGCGGGATCGCCGGTGACGGTGACCGTGTCGCCGACGCGAGGGAAGGCTGGTGGCGGCGGGAGCCCCGGGGATGGGGTCGTGAGGAGGGGGTCCGGGCTCACCAGCCCCGTGCCCAGGCACTCCATCGGCTCCTCCACTGCGACGCTGCAGGTCTCGCCGGTGCGCCGGAGCGGGGGCAGCCGGTACGCGTCGAGGGATGGCGCCGATGCGAGCGCCGAGTTCGTGCAATACACCGTGCACATCCCGCCGACGCCGGACAGGACGACGGCGTCCGCGTCGACGGACGCGCCCGCGgctgaggaggagggggaggtgctGCCGCAGAGGAGCTACGTCTCAGGCACCATCTTCACCGGCGGCCTCAACTGCGCCACGCGCGCGCACGTGCTCAGCAACTCCGCCGACGGCGCTCGGCCGACCGCCTCCGCGAACATGTCCTGCAAAATGCGCGGCTGCGACATGCCGGCATTCCTCAACACCGGCCGCGGCGGCCACCCGCCCTGTGACTGCGGCTTCATGATCTGCGAGGAGTGCTACATGGACTGCGTTGCCGCCGCCGGCAACTGCCCAGGCTGCAAGGAGGCCTACTCCGCGGGCAGCGACACCGACGACTCtgtcgacgaggacgacgacgacgccatcTCCTCGTCGGAGGAGAGGGACCAGATGCCCATGACATCCATATCCAAGCGCTTCTCCATGGTGCACTCCATCAAGATGCCCATGCCCAGCAGCAACGGCAATGGCGGCGGCAAGCCGGCCGACTTCGACCATGCCCGGTGGCTCTTCGAGACCAAGGGCACCTATGGGTACGGCAACGCCCTATGGCCCAAGAATGACCACGGCGGCGGCAGCACTGCTGGGGCCACCACCGGATTCGTCGGCATCGAGGAGCCGCCCAACTTCGGTGCCCGCTGCCGCCGGCCCCTGACGAGGAAGACCAGCGTCTCTCAGGCCATCCTCAGCCCATACAGGTACCAATTCCTCCTGTAAAAACAAGTGATTTTTGCTCCCTCGCCATACAGGCTCCTTGACTTGTCGCTTCTTCCTCTGCTCCGCGCAGGATGCTGATCGCGATCCGGCTGGTGGCGCTGGGGTTCTTCCTGGCGTGGCGCATCCGGCACCCGAACCCGGACGCCATGTGGCTGTGGGCGCTGTCGGTGACGTGCGAGGTGTGGTTCGCCTTCTCATGGCTGCTCGACAGCCTCCCCAAGCTTTGCCCCGTCAACCGCTCCTGCGACCTCGACGTCCTCGCCGACCGCTTCGAGCTGCCCACCGCCCGCAATCCCAAGGGCCGCTCCGACCTCCCCGGCATCGACGTTTTCGTCTCCACCGCTGACCCGGAGAAGGAGCCGCCGCTCGTCACCGCAAATACCATCCTCTCCATCCTCGCCGCCGATTACCCGGTCGAGAAGCTCGCCTGCTACCTCTCCGACGACGGCGGCGCGCTCCTCACCTTCGAGGCGCTCGCCGAGACCGCCAGCTTCGCGCGCACGTGGGTGCCGTTCTGCCGGAAGCACGGCGTCGAGCCGCGCTGCCCGGAGTCGTACTTCGGCCAGAAGCGGGATTTCCTCAAGAACAAGGTTCGTCTGGACTTCGTCCGCGAGAGGCGGAAGGTGAAGCGGGAGTACGACGAGTTCAAGGTGCGGGTCAATTCGCTGACTGAGGCGATCCGCCGGCGCTCCGACGCGTACAATGCCGGCGAGGAGCTGCGAGCAAGAAGACGCCTGCAAGAGGAGGCCGTGGCTGCCGGTGGCGCGCTCGGAGCAGCTCCGCTGGCAGAGACCGGGGCCGTGAAGGCGACATGGATGTCTGACGGTTCCCAGTGGCCCGGCACTTGGCTCACCGGGGCGACGGATCACGCGCGTGGCGACCACGCCGGCATCATTCAGGTGATTGATCGAATCCATACATCTTGCTTCTGCTGACACAAATCCTTGATTGCTTGTTAAATCGATTCGAAATGCTCATGTATCTTTTCCAATTGATGAACGCGCAGGCAATGCTTGCGCCACCGACGTCGGAGCCAGTGCTTGGCGGTGAGCCGGCGGAGTCCGGCGCGCTGATCGACACGACGGGCGTAGACATCCGGCTGCCGATGCTGGTGTACGTTTCCCGCGAGAAGAAACCCGGGTACGACCACAACAAGAAGGCCGGCGCCATGAACGCGCTGGTCCGGACGAGCGCCATCATGTCGAACGGGCCCTTCATCCTCAACCTCGACTGCGACCACTACGTGCACAACTCGGCGGCGCTCCGGGAAGGGATGTGCTACATGCTCGACCGCGGCGGCGACCGCGTCTGCTACGTGCAGTTCCCGCAGCGGTTCGAGGGCATCGACCCCAACGACCGGTACGCCAACCACAACCTCGTCTTCTTCGATGTCGCCATGCGCGCCATGGACGGGCTGCAGGGCCCCATGTACGTCGGCACGGGTTGCATCTTCCGCCGCACCGCTCTGTACGGGTTCAGCCCGCCGCGCGCCACCGAGCACCACGGCTGGCTCGGGAGGAAGAAGATCAAGCTGTTCCTGAGGAGGAAGCCCACCATGGGGAAGAAGACGGACAGGGAGAGCGAGCACGAGTCTATGCTGCCGCCGATCGAGGACGACGACCACAACCAGCTCGGCGACATCGAGTCGTCTGCGCTGATGCCGAAGCGGTTCGGCAGCTCGGCCACGTTCGTGTCGTCGATCCCCGTGGCAGAGTACCAGGGGAGGCTCCTGCAGGACATGCCGGGGGTGCACCAGGGCCGTCCAGCCGGCGCCCTCGCCGTACCCCGCGAGCCGCTCGACGCCGCGACCGTCGGCGAGGCCATCAGTGTGATCTCGTGCTTCTACGAGGAGAAGACAGAGTGGGGGCGGCGCATCGGGTGGATCTACGGTTCGGTGACGGAGGACGTGGTGACCGGGTACCGGATGCACAACCGTGGCTGGCGGTCGGTGTACTGCGTGACCCGTCGCGACGCCTTCCGTGGCACCGCGCCCATCAACCTCACCGACCGGCTCCACCAGGTGCTCAGGTGGGCGACGGGGTCCGTGGAGATCTTCTTCTCCCGCAACAACGCGTTGTTCGCCACCCGGCGGATGAAGCTCCTGCAGCGCGTGGCCTACTTCAACGTGGGCATGTACCCGTTCACCTCCATGTTCCTCATCGTCTACTGCGTGCTCCCGGCCGTCTCCCTCTTCACGGGCAAGTTCATCGTCCAGCACCTGAGCGCCACGTTCCTCGTCTTCCtgctcatcatcaccatcacgctGTGCCTGCTGGCGCTGCTGGAGATTAAATGGTCCGGGATCACGCTGCACGAGTGGTGGCGCAACGAGCAGTTCTGGGTGATCGGCGGCACGAGCGCGCA
This region includes:
- the LOC123452617 gene encoding cellulose synthase-like protein D4, whose amino-acid sequence is MSRRLSLPAGSPVTVTVSPTRGKAGGGGSPGDGVVRRGSGLTSPVPRHSIGSSTATLQVSPVRRSGGSRYASRDGADASAEFVQYTVHIPPTPDRTTASASTDAPAAEEEGEVLPQRSYVSGTIFTGGLNCATRAHVLSNSADGARPTASANMSCKMRGCDMPAFLNTGRGGHPPCDCGFMICEECYMDCVAAAGNCPGCKEAYSAGSDTDDSVDEDDDDAISSSEERDQMPMTSISKRFSMVHSIKMPMPSSNGNGGGKPADFDHARWLFETKGTYGYGNALWPKNDHGGGSTAGATTGFVGIEEPPNFGARCRRPLTRKTSVSQAILSPYRMLIAIRLVALGFFLAWRIRHPNPDAMWLWALSVTCEVWFAFSWLLDSLPKLCPVNRSCDLDVLADRFELPTARNPKGRSDLPGIDVFVSTADPEKEPPLVTANTILSILAADYPVEKLACYLSDDGGALLTFEALAETASFARTWVPFCRKHGVEPRCPESYFGQKRDFLKNKVRLDFVRERRKVKREYDEFKVRVNSLTEAIRRRSDAYNAGEELRARRRLQEEAVAAGGALGAAPLAETGAVKATWMSDGSQWPGTWLTGATDHARGDHAGIIQAMLAPPTSEPVLGGEPAESGALIDTTGVDIRLPMLVYVSREKKPGYDHNKKAGAMNALVRTSAIMSNGPFILNLDCDHYVHNSAALREGMCYMLDRGGDRVCYVQFPQRFEGIDPNDRYANHNLVFFDVAMRAMDGLQGPMYVGTGCIFRRTALYGFSPPRATEHHGWLGRKKIKLFLRRKPTMGKKTDRESEHESMLPPIEDDDHNQLGDIESSALMPKRFGSSATFVSSIPVAEYQGRLLQDMPGVHQGRPAGALAVPREPLDAATVGEAISVISCFYEEKTEWGRRIGWIYGSVTEDVVTGYRMHNRGWRSVYCVTRRDAFRGTAPINLTDRLHQVLRWATGSVEIFFSRNNALFATRRMKLLQRVAYFNVGMYPFTSMFLIVYCVLPAVSLFTGKFIVQHLSATFLVFLLIITITLCLLALLEIKWSGITLHEWWRNEQFWVIGGTSAHPAAVLQGLLKVIAGVDISFTLTSKPGGADDGEEDTFAELYEVRWSFLMVPPVTIMMLNAVALAVGTARTLYSEFPQWSKLLGGAFFSFWVLCHLYPFAKGLLGRRGRVPTIVFVWSGLICMIVSLLWVYISPPAGARPGIGGFSFP